A genomic window from Xyrauchen texanus isolate HMW12.3.18 chromosome 31, RBS_HiC_50CHRs, whole genome shotgun sequence includes:
- the LOC127624788 gene encoding zinc finger CCHC domain-containing protein 10-like, translated as MATPMHRLIARRQAEANKQHVRCQKCLEYGHWSYECTGKRKYLYRPSRTAELKKKLKDKENNTSNETGPGIVSLTEKKTKKKRTSSSSSSSGSDSSHSSSDSSSDSSDSSSSSSSSEDSSSDSEDSSSSSSMSSSSTSDSDSDSTSSSDHSPPKKRKKKK; from the exons ATGGCGACTCCCATGCATAGATTGATTGCTCGTAGACAAGC GGAGGCTAACAAACAACATGTTCGCTGTCAGAAATGTCTGGAATATGGCCATTGGTCTTATGAGTGCACAGGGAAAAGAAAGTACCTTTATAGACCTTCCAGGACAGCGGAGTTGAAAAAGAAACTCAAAGACAAAGAGAACAACACCTCAAACGAGACGGG ACCTGGAATAGTATCTCTAACTGAGAAAAAGACTAAGAAAAAAAG GACCTCCTCCAGTTCCAGCAGTAGCGGCAGTGATTCCTCCCACTCTTCAAGCGACTCTTCCTCTGACAGCAGTGATTCGTCCAGCTCCTCGTCCTCATCTGAAGACAGCAGCAGTGACAGCGAGGACAGTTCCAGCTCATCTTCCATGTCCTCTTCCTCCACTTCTGACTCTGATTCAGATTCAACCAGCAGTTCTGACCACAGCCCaccaaaaaagagaaaaaagaagaaatga